Part of the Streptomyces sp. f51 genome is shown below.
CTACCGGGTCAGGGTGCTGTGCGGCGACAGCGAACTCGCCGAGGGCTCCGTGTGGGAAGCCGCCGAGCACGCGGGCTACGAGCACCTGGACAACCTCACCGCGATCGTCGACGTCAACCGCCTGGGCCAGCGCGGGCCGACCCGGCACGGACACGACCTCGGCGCGTACGCCCGCAGGTTCGCGGCGTTCGGCTGGCACACCGTGGAGATCGACGGACACGACGTCGAAGCGATCGACCGCGCCTTCCTGGAGGCGGACTCCACCGAGGGACGGCCCACCGTGATCCTCGCCCGCACCCTCAAGGGCAAGGGCGTGGCCTCGGTCCAGGACCGCGAGGGACTGCACGGCAAGCCGCTGCCGGACGCCGAAGCGGCGATCGCCGAACTCGGCGGTGTGCACGACCGCCGGGTGGAGGTCCAGCCGCCGCCCGCCGCCAGGACGCTGCACGCCGTGCGCTCCGGACACCTCGACCTGCCGCGGTACGAGCCCGGCGACCGGGTCGCCACCCGCGACGCCTTCGGCCATGCGCTCGCCGCGCTCGGCGACGCACGCGGTGACGTCGTCGCCCTGGACGGCGAGGTCGGCGACTCGACCCGCGCCGAGCTCTTCGCCAAGGAGCATCCCGAGCGCTATTTCGAGTGCTACATCGCCGAGCAGCAACTGGTCGCCACCGCCGTCGGCATGGCCGTACGCGGCTGGGTCCCCTACGCCTCGACGTTCGCGGCCTTCCTCACCCGCGCCCACGACTTCGTCCGCATGGCCGCCGTCAGCGGTGCGGGCATCAACCTCGTCGGGTCCCACGCGGGCGTCTCCATCGGGCAGGACGGCCCCTCGCAGATGGGTCTCGAGGACCTGGCGATGTTCCGGTCCGTCCACGGATCGACCGTGCTGTACCCGTGTGACGCCAACCAGACGGCGAAGCTCGTCGCCACGATGGCGGGCCTGGAGGGCATCCGCTATCTGCGCACCTCGCGCGGCGAGAGCCCCGTCGTCTACAGCGCCACCGAGGAGTTCCCGGTCGGCGGCAGCAAGGTGCTGCGCGCCTCCGCCGACGACCGGCTCACGCTCGTCGCCGCGGGGGTCACCGTCCACGAGGCGCTGGCCGCCGCGGAGGCGCTCGACCGCGAGGGCATCCAGGCCCGGGTGATCGACCTCTACTCGGTCAAGCCCGTGGACCGCGCGACCCTGCGCGAGGCCGCAGCGGAGACCGGCTGCCTGATCACGGTGGAGGACCACCGGGAGGAGGGCGGGATCGGCGACGCGGTGCTCGACGCCTTCACCGACGGCCGCCCCGTGCCCCGCCTGGTGCGCCTGGCCGTCCGGACGATGCCGGGCTCCGCGAGCCCGGCCGAGCAGCTGCGCGCGGCGGGCATCGACGCCGAGTCGATCGCGGCGGCGGGCCGTCTGCTGGTCGAGACGGCCATGGTGCGCTGACCGGAACACTGAGGGCACCATGGTCAGTACGCCCTGGGGGGTGCATGTGGAAGCGCGGGAGGAGATCCATGAGCGCTCTGCGCTACGTCTACGCGATCTGCCGCCCCTTCTCGGCGGCGCTTACGGCCGAGCTGACCGGGGTCGGGGGCGTCCCGCCCAAACTGCTGCGCCACGGTGACCTGATCGCCGTGGTCGGCGCGGTCCCGGAGGGGGAGTTCGCGGCGGAGCCGCTGCGTCGCAGGCTGGAGGACGTCCACTGGCTGGAGGCGACGGCCCGTGCCCACCAGGGAGTCATCGACGCGCTCACCGCCGTCACCAGCCCGCTGCCGCTCCGGCTCGCCACGGTGCTCCGGGACGACAGCGGCGTACGCGTGATGATGGAGGAGCGCAGGGAGGATTTCCTGCGCACTCTCGACCGGCTCGACGGACGCGTGGAATGGGACGTGAGTGTGTACGCGGGAACCCCCGGGGACACCGGGAAATCAGGGAGTTCCGGGAACCTTGCGGACGCATTCACGCGCCGGCTGCACGACACCCTTTCCGAGTGCGCCGAGGAGAACCGGCTGCTGACTCCACGGGGGCAGGACGGCGTTCGCGAGACCTCCCCCGGAGAAGAGGGCAAGAAAATCTTCGACGCGGCCTATCTGGTGCCGCGCTCGGACTCCGGGGAATTCGTGGCACGGGTGAACGGGAAGGCGGGGGAGGAACCGGGAATCCGGGTGGAACTCACCGGGCCGTGGGCCGCGTACTCCTTCACGCGATCGACCGGCCTGACCGGGTTCACTGGCCTCACGGGCGGTATGGACCGAAGGAGCTGAGCGCGCGGAGCGCGGGCCGGGGGTCCAGGAAACTCCTGGACCCCCGGCCCGCGCAAAGCCGTTTTCCCCCGGGTCTTGCCGGGGCCTCCCCGAAGAGGGAGGTTTTTACCACCTGTACCAGCGGCCACGGCCCCCGGAAGCGTTCGTGCCGCGCACCAGGAATCCGAGCAGCCACAGGACGAGGACCACCAGCGCTATCCACCACAGAATCTTCAGTGCGAATCCGGCGCCGAAGAGAATGAGCGCGAGCAGCAGAACCAGCAGAATGGGAACCATAGTGTGTAACCTCCTGCGTTCCTGGTTGCCCGATATCCCGGGATCACGCTTCCTTTCGGCAGAGAATTTCTCCGTGCAGGACGGAGAACCAGCCGTCCTCGTCCCGCCCCCACCGCCGCCAGGCGTCCGACACCGCCCGCAGCCGCTCCGGGGTCGCGTGGCCGCCTTCCGTGGCCCGCTCCGCGTATGCCGAGGCCAGCGTCCGGTCGGCCCACAGTCCGCTCCACCACTCCCGCTCCTCCTCGGTGGCGAAGGTCCAGGTGCTCGACGTGGACGTGATGTCCCGGATCCCGGCCGCCCGCGCCCATGACATGAGACGGCGGCCGGCGTCGGGTTCGCCCCCGTTGGCGCGGGCGACCCGCAGATACAGGTCCAGCCAGTCGTCCAGGCCCGGCGTGGCCGGGTACCAGGTCATGGACGAGTAGTCCGCGTCGCGGACGGCGATGAACCCGCCGGGCCTGGTCACCCGGTGCATCTCGCGCAGCGCCTGCACCGGATCGCCCACGTGCTGGAGCACCTGGTGGGCGTGGACCACGCAGAAGGTGTCGTCCGGGTACTCCAGCGCGTGGACGTCGGCGACCGCGAACTCGACGTTGCGCAGCCCGCGTTCGTCCGCGGTGCGGCGTGCCTGGTCCAGGATGCCGGGTGCGTGGTCGACGCCGGTGACCCGTCCGTCCGGCACCAGCGCGGCGAGGTCCGCCGTGATGGTGCCGGGACCGCAGCCGATGTCGAGGATCCGCATGTGCGGCTTCAGCGAGTCGAGCAGGTAGGCCGCCGAGTTG
Proteins encoded:
- a CDS encoding hydrophobic protein yields the protein MVPILLVLLLALILFGAGFALKILWWIALVVLVLWLLGFLVRGTNASGGRGRWYRW
- a CDS encoding methyltransferase domain-containing protein is translated as MSQSKPQETAVYTHGHHESVLRSHTWRTAANSAAYLLDSLKPHMRILDIGCGPGTITADLAALVPDGRVTGVDHAPGILDQARRTADERGLRNVEFAVADVHALEYPDDTFCVVHAHQVLQHVGDPVQALREMHRVTRPGGFIAVRDADYSSMTWYPATPGLDDWLDLYLRVARANGGEPDAGRRLMSWARAAGIRDITSTSSTWTFATEEEREWWSGLWADRTLASAYAERATEGGHATPERLRAVSDAWRRWGRDEDGWFSVLHGEILCRKEA
- a CDS encoding transketolase — translated: MNTRRLIDLAQQLRVDSVRAADAAGSGHPTSSMSAADLMAVLLARHTRYDFERPRHPGNDRFVLSKGHASPLLYSAYKAAGALNEAELLTFRKAGSRLEGHPTPRRLPWVETATGSLGQGLPVGVGIALAGKRLDHTGYRVRVLCGDSELAEGSVWEAAEHAGYEHLDNLTAIVDVNRLGQRGPTRHGHDLGAYARRFAAFGWHTVEIDGHDVEAIDRAFLEADSTEGRPTVILARTLKGKGVASVQDREGLHGKPLPDAEAAIAELGGVHDRRVEVQPPPAARTLHAVRSGHLDLPRYEPGDRVATRDAFGHALAALGDARGDVVALDGEVGDSTRAELFAKEHPERYFECYIAEQQLVATAVGMAVRGWVPYASTFAAFLTRAHDFVRMAAVSGAGINLVGSHAGVSIGQDGPSQMGLEDLAMFRSVHGSTVLYPCDANQTAKLVATMAGLEGIRYLRTSRGESPVVYSATEEFPVGGSKVLRASADDRLTLVAAGVTVHEALAAAEALDREGIQARVIDLYSVKPVDRATLREAAAETGCLITVEDHREEGGIGDAVLDAFTDGRPVPRLVRLAVRTMPGSASPAEQLRAAGIDAESIAAAGRLLVETAMVR
- a CDS encoding GvpL/GvpF family gas vesicle protein — its product is MSALRYVYAICRPFSAALTAELTGVGGVPPKLLRHGDLIAVVGAVPEGEFAAEPLRRRLEDVHWLEATARAHQGVIDALTAVTSPLPLRLATVLRDDSGVRVMMEERREDFLRTLDRLDGRVEWDVSVYAGTPGDTGKSGSSGNLADAFTRRLHDTLSECAEENRLLTPRGQDGVRETSPGEEGKKIFDAAYLVPRSDSGEFVARVNGKAGEEPGIRVELTGPWAAYSFTRSTGLTGFTGLTGGMDRRS